From one Flavobacterium sp. N502536 genomic stretch:
- a CDS encoding AMP-binding protein, protein MVKKEQYATENLQKISKAEDLAYVIYTSGTTGKPKGVLITNKCGCFIVLG, encoded by the coding sequence TTGGTAAAAAAAGAGCAATACGCTACAGAGAACCTTCAGAAAATAAGCAAAGCCGAAGATCTGGCCTATGTTATTTATACTTCGGGAACCACCGGTAAACCAAAGGGAGTTCTCATTACCAATAAATGTGGTTGCTTTATTGTACTGGGCTAA
- a CDS encoding AMP-binding protein yields MGAAYVPIDVNYPEERIAYIVADSNCKVVIDEKELDQFW; encoded by the coding sequence ATCGGGGCGGCTTATGTACCTATAGATGTTAATTACCCGGAAGAACGTATTGCCTACATCGTAGCCGATAGTAATTGCAAGGTGGTTATTGACGAAAAAGAACTGGATCAGTTTTGGTAA